TCTTTTGATGTTAATTTTTCCATAGTTATCTCCTAAATGTAATCTTTTTTAATATTGTTTAAGTATATTTCTTCAATTATTGCTCCGCCTAAGCACTTGTCTTGATCATATAAAACAACTTGTTGACCGGGGGTTACTGCTTGAGCTTTTGATGGATAAAATACTTTAATTTTATTATTTTCTAAGAATTCAACTTTAACTTTAAGATCTTTTTGACGATATCTAAATTTAGCACTTAATTTGTTTTTATTAAAGCGATGATGATTTAGACATAAGTTTGAAGCTATTAGCATATTACTTTCTAAATAACTAGGATCACTAGCTGGTGCAGCATAAATAATATTGTTTTTGACATCATGACCGCAAACATAGTGAGCTTCACTTTTGCCGCCTAAATTTAATCCTTTTCTTTGACCGATAGTGTAATAGAAACAACCATCATGAGTTCCTAAAACTTCTTTAGTTTTAATGTCTAATATTTTTCCTTTTTGAGCTGGAATATAGTTTTGTAAGAATTTTGTAAAATGTCTTTCGCCAATAAAACAAATACCTGTTGAATCTTTTTTTGTAGCTGTAGCTAAGTCTAATTTTTTAGCTATTTTTCTTATTTCTTCTTTAGGATAATCAGCAAGAGGCATTAAAACTTTTTCTAGTTGTTGATTAGTTAATTGAGCTAAAAAATATGTTTGATCTTTATTTTGATCTTTCGCCCGATAAAGTTTACCATTCTTAACTTTGGCATAATGACCCATGGCAATATAATCAGCATTGAGTTTTTCAAAAGCATATTTTAAGAAAGCATCAAATTTAATATATTTATTGCATAAAATATCAGGATTAGGTGTTCGACCTTTTTTATATTCTTCAATAAAGTTTTCAAAAACATTATCTCAGTATTCTTTGACAAAATCAACACGATGAAGCTTAATACCTAATTTATTTGCTACTGCTAAAGCATCTTGATAATCTTGTTCTTGAGGGCAAATATCTTGACTAATATTTTCATTGCCTAAAAAATCATTATTAACATATGAATCTCAATTCCGCATAAAAAGACCTTCAACATCATAACCTTGTTGAAGTAATAAATATGCAGCTACTGAAGAGTCTACTCCTCCAGACATTCCTAAAATAACTTTCTTTTTATGCATATTAATCCTTATATTAAATATTAGTTTTAATTATATTATTAATTTTTATATTAATAATCATTTTTTAAGAAATGTCAAATAAAACCACACAAGTGTGTGTCTTATAATTATCCTTCAATTCACCTAGGTGGGTAATTTGTTTAGTTTTTAGCATTTTATTTTATTTCTATAATTTTATTGTGAATTTCATTTTCGATAAAGCTTTTCCGCTATTTTCTATAGTAAATACTTGAGCAAACTCATCATAGCTATCTTTAACATTTTATTTTAAAATATCTTTTAATGAAGCCATTTTTACTCTGTTTCTATTAACATCTTCATCAGTTAATTTTTGTATTAATTTTTTTAAAATAAATCTTTTAAATGTTATTAGAATTTTATATCTAATAAAATTACTAAATAGACTGTTTTATAGTTAAATTGGACAATTTTGAGTATATTTTTCAAATCAATATTAATCAAAAAATAAAACAATCAAAATTAAACATTCAAACAGTTGATATATAAGTTTAAGTTAATTAATATTGCCTATTTTTAATTTAGTTTTTTATTGTCCCTTTCTATTTTTAATCAAAATATAATTATTATTTTTTCTGAATCTATTAAAAAAACATAATTTTTTGACTCTTTAATAGCGAATTAGAATTATAAAAAAGAAGCACTATTGAGTACTTCCTAAAATTATTTTGAATTACATTTTGTGTTTTGAACTAACACCTAAAAGTCTTAATCCGTTTTCTAAAACAATATTAACAGCACGAGCAATAGTTAAAGAATTCATTTCATTCTTGCTTCCAATAATTTTTTCTGTATTTGAGTATCATGAGTTAAATTCTTTGGCAACTCTAATTAAGTATTGTGTTAGTAAGTGTGTTAAGTACTTAGTTGCTGAACTAATGATAACTTCTGGAAATTCAAGCAATGTCGAAACTAATTTTTTATCAAGTTCGTTGTCAATATTTGTTGCTTTAAGTTTTGAAACATCTAATTTAGATTTCTTAAGCAATTGGTATGAACGAGCATTTGCATATTGAATTAAGAAGACAGGGTTGTCATTTGATTTTGAAGTTGCAATGTTAATGTCGAAGTCAAGTTTTGAATTATATGTTCTATCTAAAAGAATGAAACGAGCACTGTCTACTCCAACAAGGTCAACAAAGTCTCTTAATCAAAAACTTGTACCTTTACGTTTTGACATTTTGTATTCTTGACCATCTTTCATAAGTCTTACTAATTGTAAACAAAGAACAATTAATTTGTTTGGGTCGTAACCTAAGTCTTGCATTGCTATTTTCATTCTAGTGATGTAACTTAAGTGGTCAGCGCCTCAAATGTTCATAATAATTGGATCTTTGCCTGAGTTTTTGAATTTTTTGTCATGGTAAGCAATATCTGGTGCAAAGTAAGTAAAATCACCATTGCTTTTAATTACAACACGGTCTTTATCATCACCATATTTTGTTGTTCTAAGTCATGTAGCACCATCTGCTTCAAAATGGTTTTTAAGTTTTTTAATTGTGTCTAAAATTCTTTTACTGTTGTTTGCATATAAAGTTTTTTCACTAAATCAAATATCAAATCCACATTTAAATTTTTTAAGATCAACTTTAATTTGTTTTAAGAAATTAGCCACACCTTCTTTTTTAAATACTTTTAAAGCTTCATCATTTAATTCTTTAAGATCTTTAAATTTATCTCCATGTTTTGTTCTAATTTGTTCAGCATTTCAAACAATGTCTTGACCTCCATAGCAGTCTTCTGGCATAGGGAAATCTGGTTCATAAAATTGTTTATATCTTGCAAATATACTTTGAGCTAAAGTGTTAATTTGGTTACCACCATCATTGATGTAATATTCACGTAAAACATTTAAACCTGCGAAAGTACAAATGTTGTATAGTGCTGATCCAATAGCAGCATTACGTGCATGACCAATGTGCAAGTATCCAGTAGGGTTTGCTGAAACCCATTCGATGTTTAGATTTCCTTTTAATTTACCACGACCAAAGTTTTCATTTTGTTTGATAATTTGGTTCAAACTTTTAATAATTGTTTGATCATCAATGTAAAAGTTTAAAAATCCAGGAGCTGCAATTTCTACACTTTTTAGACCT
The Mycoplasmopsis fermentans PG18 DNA segment above includes these coding regions:
- the mnmA gene encoding tRNA 2-thiouridine(34) synthase MnmA; this translates as MHKKKVILGMSGGVDSSVAAYLLLQQGYDVEGLFMRNWDSYVNNDFLGNENISQDICPQEQDYQDALAVANKLGIKLHRVDFVKEYWDNVFENFIEEYKKGRTPNPDILCNKYIKFDAFLKYAFEKLNADYIAMGHYAKVKNGKLYRAKDQNKDQTYFLAQLTNQQLEKVLMPLADYPKEEIRKIAKKLDLATATKKDSTGICFIGERHFTKFLQNYIPAQKGKILDIKTKEVLGTHDGCFYYTIGQRKGLNLGGKSEAHYVCGHDVKNNIIYAAPASDPSYLESNMLIASNLCLNHHRFNKNKLSAKFRYRQKDLKVKVEFLENNKIKVFYPSKAQAVTPGQQVVLYDQDKCLGGAIIEEIYLNNIKKDYI
- the argS gene encoding arginine--tRNA ligase, with the translated sequence MDKNIIKSKIIKELKPILNKLGIEKDDLLIEPKVKADFASNVALGNKGKNPMELAKKIVKELEPKLTSLGLKSVEIAAPGFLNFYIDDQTIIKSLNQIIKQNENFGRGKLKGNLNIEWVSANPTGYLHIGHARNAAIGSALYNICTFAGLNVLREYYINDGGNQINTLAQSIFARYKQFYEPDFPMPEDCYGGQDIVWNAEQIRTKHGDKFKDLKELNDEALKVFKKEGVANFLKQIKVDLKKFKCGFDIWFSEKTLYANNSKRILDTIKKLKNHFEADGATWLRTTKYGDDKDRVVIKSNGDFTYFAPDIAYHDKKFKNSGKDPIIMNIWGADHLSYITRMKIAMQDLGYDPNKLIVLCLQLVRLMKDGQEYKMSKRKGTSFWLRDFVDLVGVDSARFILLDRTYNSKLDFDINIATSKSNDNPVFLIQYANARSYQLLKKSKLDVSKLKATNIDNELDKKLVSTLLEFPEVIISSATKYLTHLLTQYLIRVAKEFNSWYSNTEKIIGSKNEMNSLTIARAVNIVLENGLRLLGVSSKHKM